The region cctaccagtcatgtgttatgagcatcctgagtccaagtaccattgatccttgaatctttcttcatctcttgttgtgaccaACAATACagtttcttcttcttcatgttgtgcaaactttgcatcattatcttgattattttatttttcaagaCAATCACTGGAGTAGTGATCATACTTCTAAAAATtgaaacactgaatgtgacttttgtcaggttttcgACCACCTCCTTTTCTTCTACCAACATCACCACCTCTTTGGTTAGTTTGATATGAGAGTCTTCTATGGTTCGACACATTTCCTTCTTGCTGGTTTCCTTtaccagtcgaattgttgtagccttCTCTATGTTTATTTTGGAACCACTTCCCTTCGCCTTTCTGTTCTCTTGCTGATTGTGCCCGCAAAGCCACATCACTATTCGACTTACTTGCAACTCTTTcaaccattctttgttcatgagattcaagcgtcctttgaagctcttcctttatcaatgttgacaaatctttcaactcttttatggctactaccacgtggtcgaactgtggagccaatgacctcaagatctttgcaATAACTGATCTCGATATCAaccatataccttgatttgattcaccagtttcgtaatCGTAGTGAAAAAACCAGTTATGCTTTCACTTTtttccatctgaagcaattcatacgtttTTTTTTTGAGTTTATAACCTCACCTTTTATGCGCCTCCAAAtgatttctccagaatttcccatgcttccTTTGCTGATTCAACATCACCCTGTTTTTCGAAATTATCTAGGtcaacacattgatgaattaAAAGGATAACTTTAtaatatttcttcttcaattctttgtgtgcaACTTTTTTTTCACCCGTCGTCTTTTCTGCAAGCCGCGTCACTCcctccttcacaagatcccaaaggTCTTGATATGAAAAaacaacctttatctgcttgcaccaattctcataatcTTGATTCTTCAAAATTGGGAGACTCACCGGAAAATGTCCATTCAGATGATTCATCGCAATCGTGTTTTGTTTCCCAGAAATTGACCTGGCAGTTTTATAGATACCAGATGTTAGAAATTCACCAAAACCTATGAAGAATTTGACAATGAAAGAGGAAACAAATAGATGAGTTAGGGAAGAAAGGGAATTAGGATTTTGGAGAGAAGGGAAAAAGGATGAATATTTATGCAAAGTTTCTCTCTGCACTTCAAACTTAAGCTTTATTCAAATATGCAACTGCTTCTCTCTTATATTCAACAATAAgggttactccctatttataggTTGAGTTTGCTTACTCACTAAGCAAAACTCCAACTAACCTAATTCAACTAAAATTACAAAATAAACCTAAGTCAAAATCTTTGTcgagcaacatgcttcgacatTCCACATAAATATTTCGACATTCCACATAAATATTTTGACATTTCCTTGCCTCTATCGAGTAACCTACTTCGACACAAGAAATTAATATTAAATAGTCACACAATGGGATGACCCAATAACTTGTCACACATGCCATGGTTATGTAAACTACAAATCAAATTAAATCCCTATTTGTTATTTTCCAAAAGATAACCACACAACTTAAAGGGAAACTCACATTCCGGAGAGGAGTTATATATTTTCCACTTCTTTTGTATCTCATTGTCACAAATGCAAGCTTTCTATTTAAATCATTGTCGGACCTTCCAATTACTACACCAAACCCCAATTTGGATGTCTAAATGCAAATCCATTGAAGCATATGATCACGAAACTCAAACTCCTGTCCATTTGTAAATTGGTTGCCAATACCTATCTCCTTGAAATCAACAAATTTGACATGCATGGACACAATAGGTTTGGGAAAAACACTAGGGTGCACCATATTTAAGGCAAACAATAAcataaaatattcaaaaataaGATGAAATGAACATTGAACTATTTTGGATATGCACTTCCGTAGGAATTTATCTAGATTCAGAAATGCATTTTCGGACGCAGCGTAAGTTTTTCATCTTAGAAATCAGATTAATATGAACAATGAGGAATGAAATTAATGATCTTTACCTTAAACTCCAACTTCTTTTCCTCATTTTAATGTGATTAAACATAAGAATGAAGTTTTAGAGTGAAAAACTTGATTGAGAATGAAATGATTTTTTGTAAGgattttgagagaaaatggtgTTTGATTACAAGGAAGAAGAGCATGTAGTGTTTAGTTTTTATTAAAAATCACGTTTGAAGAATATGTAAATGCACTTCCGAAAATGTAGCTGACATACAAAGATGATATATTTTTAAATTTCCGTTTCACAAATTCAAAAATGCACTTTTAGATTTGTCATTGAGttgttaaaataaaaatatattatatgatggatccgaagatgcatctccaaactaaattttagaaaaaatataaaataagacTCAATTAAAACATATTTTAATGAAACTCATAATCTGtctaaaaaatatatttttaaaattaaaaggacatttttaaatttttataaaGTACACTTCCGGATAAACCATTCCCTAATTTAAAAAGCACCAATTGAAAAACTAAAGACATCACATTATTTAAAACATAAAGCCAAATGGCCAAGAAACCATCACTAATTTCTTTTTTGGTATCTTGTATCATTATGTAATGAATTAAAATCCTTAATGCGTGTTAAGTGGTGGTTTCTTATTTGACCAATTCAATACACTTTTAGTCTAACCACTGATAATGATAGTGGATCCATACGTAGTATTTGTTCCATCAAAGGTTATAAACTTTGCCAATATCAACATTATTATTAGAAACAAAAGTCTCCCCTCAATGATTAATATTAGAATTAAACACATTATTGATTTTGGATGTTTCCTTAGTTTTTATTACTAAAACATATCCAAAATTGGGCAGGTCAGCATATCCAAAACTTCACTCATGCGTATGTTAGTTGAAGACACGTGGATAATACTAAGTCTTTCATATTTTTATATACAATCAATATCTTCATAGTTTTGCATTACAGTCTAAAGTGTAATCCTTGAAATCATTATTGAGACTTAACTATTTGATTCTTCATCATGATATtttgaatattgcattcaataAATCTCATTGATTTATCTTTTTCTTATTAATTATCTATTTTCTTATATATTACTCTACACGCGAGAAATTATGCGCAGATGCAAGAACTTCTTTTACATATGTAAAAACTTTTTTAGTGATTACGCAAACATACTTTAAAGTCTTGAGACCTGTTCTAACCGTAATAAATATTCGGAGTCTAAGTCATCTGATTATATTATAGAATATAGTCAATAGTCCAAATATAGTTTTCATCTCTCAATTCTTTTGAAGCAAGTGATTACTAAATATCAATGATTTGCAAGAATTTGGGGTCAAAAGATAGAATTTATTCTCCAACAATGTTGATACCAAATGGTATTGGACCCAATGAAACTATGATCGAGCATGAATGCCCATATTGGTCCCCTTGCAACTCACATGTTCTGTTGAGAAACTTTGAATAGCCAATAGAACATTTCTTCTATTAAGGGAAGCTAAGCAATGTAGCTAAGGCAAATGAAGAAAGGTCCTACTTTATAATTATTACCTTTTGTCTTTGATTCAGAAGATGCTAGATTGTCCAAAGCTAGCTTCAACTTGCATACAAGTAATTATGTAAATGCAGTGTTTGTTACACAGAATCAACTATAAACTTTAAATAGTTTGAAAATAACTCAATTATTTATAAAACCTGTTGTTATTAGTATGATATATTATGAAGTTCTGATCGATTACATATTTGTTGCGCTCCATAATAATTATCGGAAGCCATCGTGCACCCGATGAATTATTAATCATATATTTCATTTGTATGTCGTGGTTGGTACCACGACAATATCTTATATACGGTTATTAAATGTGACTTCGCACTACATGCATGCTAGGGCATAATCACACTAACGCCATTCAAACACGCAAGTTGGCATTCATAGTCACACTTCGCTTTTCAAATACACAACTCTAAAAAAGAAACACGCAAATATGCAAGTTGTCATTCATAGTCACACTTTGCTTTTCAAACACGTAAATAGTCGCGTTGAGATTACGCAACTTTAAAAAAGTTGTCTTTAATAGTCACACTTCGCTTTTCAAACACGCGAATAGTCGCGTTGTGGTTACACAACTCTAGAAAAGAAACACACGCGAATAGTAGCGTTGTGGTTACACAACTCTAGAAAAGAAACATGCTGTCACAGATAGTCACAATTCTAAAAAAGAAACACGTAAGTTGTCATTCATAGGCACACTCCGCGTTTCAAACACGCGCGAATAGTCACGTTGCGGTTACACAACTCTGAAAAAGAAACAACTTGCCATTAATAGTCACACTTCACTTTTCGAACACGCGAATAGTCGCGTTGTGGTTACACAACTCTAAAGAAGAAACACGCAAGCTGTCACACATAGTCACACTTCGCTTTTCAAACGCACAAATAGTCACACTTCACTTTTCAAACACGCAAATAGTCAGGTTGCAAACTTGCAATAGTCGTACAAATTCCGCTGCAGTTACACAACTGTACAAAAGGAAGAGATATGCAGTATCACACCGAGTTTCAATAATCATATTATACCACTGATTTCGACAAACTCATTCTAATGTCACGCGCGCGACTAGGCACCACATGTCACACAAAATAAGATATTCCAAATATGTGCATAGTCACACTTCGCTTTCCAAACACGCGAATTGTCACACATAATCACACTTCACTTTCCAAACACGCAAATTGTTACACATAGTCACACTGCAGTTACAAACCTCAACAAAAGAAAACTTGCAAGGAAAGTGCCGTATCACAATGATTCTGACATATAAGGTTATATGTCTAGCTGTTATAACAGCAAAAGATAACCATAACATGTATATCTCAATTAGATTATACTAACAATGTTAATTATAATCAATTGTTGTAAACATTCACCAGAATCTCAATTCAAAAAACAAAAATTCAAGAGGCAAACCATTCTCCAAAGACAGATTTCCATTAATTGAAAGAACCATGAAATGTATATAACATActtaagaaaaataaaaatagtTTTTCCGAATTAAAACTACTCAATTTTACATACTCAATGCACTTAACCGATAAACTTCATCGACACCCCCTCTAATAAACGACCCCTCAACCAAGCTATCCAAAAGCCAAAATCTGCAACCCTGCTTTCATCACTTGAAATATGTACAGAAACATCTCAAGCCAAATCAATCACATAGAGGTTTTGACAAATTGAATGATAAGCCTCTCCATGTAGTAGTTCATGCATTTGCAGATTGTGTTGGTACCTTGGGATGATTATGCTCACCTTCATAGGTAACAATTAGCATAGTCGGCTCTTCCAAACACCTCTCGACATGCTTCCTAGCCGGGCATCCTCTCATGCTGCTGCACTTGTAATATCCCCTAAACAAACCAAAGAAAACATTACAATCCGTTTTTGCAAAAAAATTTAAGTTCACATTTCACATTTCACCTTCATCTTATACGCAATAATGGGAAAGTAATCGAGCAAAATTTTGACAGTTGGTAACATTAAGACTGAGTTTACACTAAAAATATCAAAACGCCAAATTAATTTCAAATATGATCTATACAACGAAATGAAAAAATACTAGTCGGCACTTGACACCATATAAAATTTTTCAAGAGCAATCTGAATGACTCAACCGAGAATTTCTTAGCAAACTCCAATCAACATACACACACAAGAATTATCGAAATCCCAACAGGCTTAGTACATCATGATCATGTTAACAAACTTTAATATCCCACAGAAGAAGATAACATTATAAAATCAAATGTCTAAAAGCAAAGGTTGAACTTGAATATACCTAGGGTGAGGAGAGCCCTTGATCGGCTTCTGCCCGTACTTCCTCCACGAGTAATCATCAGGAGGGATATCGGCAAGTTTGTTGCTGATAGCAGGCACCTTGATTGATCTCTTCACTCTATGCTTCCTGTGAATAACACGTAAAGTTATTAATGTCATACTATAAGAGCTTCTTAAAACTATAAAGTAGCATAAATTTACAATTAATGTAGCCATCATGGGAATAACCTCTTCTTTGAGCAATGGCATTTCGAACTGCTGCCACATTTCAGATTTCCCTCATCGCCTCTAGCAGAACATTTTCTCTTGTGCTGCTGTGAATTCTGATCCGAAGAGATTGGAGCTCCCACTAAATGGAAGGAACTTCCATCCAAGTTAGCAACACTTGCGTCTATGCTCAACGACGAAATGAAAGACCTAGTAGACGACATTGTCAGCGTGCCACTAGTAGTGTTGTCAAAATTAAGGTTTACGCTGTTAATGTTGTTCCGTCGAAACATCATTTCCGCTTGATGCTTCATTTGCTGCTGCTGCTGGTGCTGTTGCTGCTGCATCATTAACCTCTGTTGCTGCTGATGCTGAAAGAACGGATAGTGAGTCGACGCAGCTTGTTGAGCAAGGGGAAGAGGACTCTTCCCATTAGAGCTCAATTCCAAAGAAGTGTTTGGATTTGGATTTGGATTTGGATTTGGATTTCTCACGGTCAATCCGAGTTCCTGAACCGAATTCTCAGGATAAGTAGTTTGACCAAAGTGAACTTTTTTGGTGCGATGATTGTTCGGTTTCTTGCAAACGGGATTGTCTAAGAAAACATTTTGAGGAAAAGGAACTTGTTTCGGATTCCTAAACTTCCTAACTCTTGCATGACCCATTCCATTATGAAGCAAAGACACAACTTTCTTGAACCTATTCACAGCTTCACCAGTTTCCACCATTAAATTCTTATGATGAACTTGATCTCTTGGTTGAGATAACATACTCAGAACTCTATGACAGCTTTCAACAGCTGTTCTACTAGCTTGTTCAACTTCCTCCATTATAGCTTCTCTCTCTAacaaaaattcacaaacaaaAAACTAAGTCTCAAAATCAAACTAAACACACACCAGAACAGAAAAAATCATCTCATTTATCCTTAAATATACCAGACATTGATTCTCATGTGGCAGATAAAAACACCCAGATGATAAAAATCCCATTTTCACCGGACAATGAACCGTAAAACTAGGATTTTTAGTTAAAGTTTCAAAATTTCAGTTACTGAGATGATAAAGATTTAAtctttttgaaaaaaaaaacaagacCCAGCGAATAGAATCAATTAATAATGCTTTCTACCAACATTACATAAAAAAAGACCAAAGAGATTAAAAACAAAAAAGACTCAATTTTccttttgaaattaaaaaaaaaaaacccaaaaaaaaACATCATAGTACAGACAGACCTTGATGAAGTTGATGTTGTGAAACCCTAGATTTTGGTTGTTGGTGTTGATGTTTCCATGAGTTTGAGATTGAAGGTGGGAAAGAGATGACTTTGGTTTGTTTTCTTGAGAGAATTCACACAACCATCACATAGAAGAATACAAAGGTTTCAACTTTAGACTAAAAAAACATATATAAATTAAAGTCCTAAGCCACAActaaaaagaaaatattttatatttGTAGCTACTCtagtgagagaaagagagagatGAGAGAGAGGAAGAAAAAAAGATGAGTTAGGAGTTTAAATAAGAAAAAAACACAACAAGAGGCATGAGGAAAAGAGCTTGAGAAATGAAACTGCTGTCTCTGTCACAGATTTGAAGGTGGGACCCACAGGAAGACCTTTGTTATTCTTTTTTCTTCCCTTATTTCAGCTTTAATTACTATTTTCT is a window of Lathyrus oleraceus cultivar Zhongwan6 chromosome 6, CAAS_Psat_ZW6_1.0, whole genome shotgun sequence DNA encoding:
- the LOC127093220 gene encoding probable WRKY transcription factor 21, with product MEEVEQASRTAVESCHRVLSMLSQPRDQVHHKNLMVETGEAVNRFKKVVSLLHNGMGHARVRKFRNPKQVPFPQNVFLDNPVCKKPNNHRTKKVHFGQTTYPENSVQELGLTVRNPNPNPNPNPNTSLELSSNGKSPLPLAQQAASTHYPFFQHQQQQRLMMQQQQHQQQQQMKHQAEMMFRRNNINSVNLNFDNTTSGTLTMSSTRSFISSLSIDASVANLDGSSFHLVGAPISSDQNSQQHKRKCSARGDEGNLKCGSSSKCHCSKKRKHRVKRSIKVPAISNKLADIPPDDYSWRKYGQKPIKGSPHPRGYYKCSSMRGCPARKHVERCLEEPTMLIVTYEGEHNHPKVPTQSANA